A window of Streptomyces sp. NBC_01689 genomic DNA:
GTGATCGTCCTCGGTGTGGTGACCCTGCTGCAGGGTGCCCTGGTCGGTGCCATCGGCTTCGGCAGCCGCACGGTCCCGGACAAGGGCCTGGTCCTGACCGGTCTGCCCAAGGTCGAGCTCACCCTGCCGATCATGGCGCTCGGCTTCGCGTCGATGATGTTCGGCCTGGTCATCTCGTCGCTGGTGAAGACCGCCGAGAAGACGATGCCGCTGCTGGTCATGTTCGCGATCGTCCAGGTGGTGTTCACCGGCTGCCTGTTCATCCTGAACGGCACGATCGGCGTCAACCAGTTCTCCTACCTGATGCCGGCCCGCTGGGCGGTCGCGGCGGCGGGGGCCACGCTGGACTTCAACAACATCTTCCCGAACCAGGACGACCCGACGAGCACGGACCCGCTCTGGGACCACACGGCCGGGGTCTGGGCCATGGACATGGCCGCCCTGATCGCGCTCGGCGTGCTCTGCGGATTCTTCGTGGCCCGCTTCCTGCGGCGCCACGAGCCCGAGGTCATGCGGAAGTAGTCGCGTGCAGTGCGCGAAGGGCGGCACCCCGGTGGGGTGCCGCCCTTCGGCGTACGGCGGAGAGGTCCGCGCCCTGCCTCAGTACGCGCTGTTCACGTTGTCCATCGAGCCGTACTTGTCGGCCGCGTAGTTGCACGCGGCGGTGATGTTGGCGACCGGGTCGTAGATGTTCCACGAGGTGCCGGGCACGTGGTAGGCCTTGAAGGTCGGCGGGATGACCTGCAGCAGGCCCTTCGAGGGTATGCCGTTGATGGCGTTGATGTCCCAGTCGTTGATCGCACGGGGATTGCCGGACGACTCCCGCATGATGTTCTTGTACAGCCCGTGGTACGAGCCGGGGATCTTGTGCTTCTTCATGATGTCGAGCGACTCGTGGATCCAGCCGTCGAGGTTGTTCGTGTACGACTTCGCGGCGACCGTCTCGAACTGGACGCGCTGCACCGAGCGGCTCGCGGCCTGCTCCTTGACGCGCGCCTGCTGGGCGGCCTTCGCGGCGGCGGCCTTGCGGGCGGCCTCGGCGTTCTTCTTGACGACGGCCGCGTCGGCGGCCTTCTTCGCGGCGATGCTCTGGGCCTTCAGGCTGGCGCCGGCCATCTGGTCGGTGATGCTGGCCTTGACGTCCTTGATGGGCTGCTGACCGAAGGCGACCGGAGCCTGCGACACGGCGGCGTCGTTCGTGGTGGTGTGGGCACCACTGGGCGTCGCGGTGAACGCCAGGGCCGCTGCACCGAGGGTGGCGATACCGGCGATCGAAAGCTTGTGGACCTTGGTCAGCTTCGGACTATGACCAGGAGTGATGATGTTCTTGGGCATAACTGATGGACCTCTTCGAATAGCGCGGATGCCGCTCTCGGTCCGGTGGGGACACTTCGTTTCCGGATCAGACGCTGCGGGTAAACACCTGCTGCGTTGAGCGACGTGAGCCATTGTTAGCGGCCGCAAAATCCTGTGGCAAAGGTGTGACGTACGACGCCGAGTAGTAGGTCCATGGGGGACAAGTCCGGACATAAGGGCACGTCTGCCCCGCTCATAGGGGCACCGTTTATCTCCTATGTCCGTTCGTACGTGATGTGGGCCCTATGTGCGGGCTCACATGGCTCCTAGATCGTTCTCACTGCCGGTTGCTGGAGCAACGCCCAGGGTGAGCGGTCTCCGCCGGGAGGATGAGGTGGGAGTCCCCGAACTCGTGCCACAGGTAGAGCCCGCTCACCGCCGCGGTGTAGGCACGCCCGATCGCGGCCCCTCCCGCGATCGCCTCCAGCATCAGCAGATGGGAGGCCTCCGGCTCGTGCAGACCGGTCAGCAGCCCGTCGACCACCCGTACACCCCGCCGCGGGGTCACCACGAGCTCCGTCCGTCCCCGGCGGGCCCGGACCACACCGTCGGGGCCCGCCGCCGATTCGACGGCACGCACGGCCGTCGTACCGACCGCGACGATCCGACCGCCGTCCGCCCTCCCCGCGTTGATCAGACGCGCCGAAGCCTCCGGAACCTCGTACCACTCCGCGGAGGGCGGCTCGTGGGCCTCGACCGAGGAGACACCGGTGTGCAGCCGGACCGGAGCGAACCGCACCCCCCGGCTCACCAGCTCCGTCACCAGACGCGTCGTGAAGGGCCGCGCCGCGCTCGGCATCTCCGCGCTCCCCGCACCGTCGGCGGACGGCAGCGCGAACACCGTCTGATAGGCGGAGAGGGGCTGGTCCCGCTCCGTATAGGAGTACCGGACGGGGCGCCCGTGCCGCCGCAGCAGCGCGGGTACGTCCACATCCGGCACCCGCGCCCACCACAGCCGCCCGCCGCGCGCCGTCATCGGCTCCTCCAGTACGAGCCGTCCGTCCCCGGCGAGACACACCTCCGCGCCCGCGGGACCGCCCGCGCGCGGACGCGTCGTGCCCGTCCCGTCGGGATCCCGCAGCTCGACCGCCCACCGTCCGTCGTCGCCCCGGGTGGAGAAATGGACCACCACGCGCGCGTGCCCGATCCGGCCGTCGACCGCGGCGGCCAGCGTGGGGGAGGTGTTCACGACGAGCAGGTCCCCGGCCCGCAGCAGCAGCGGCAGCTCCGCGAACGCGTGGTGCGACACCTCACCGCCCCGCGAGACGAGCAGCCGTACGGAGTCCCGGTCCCGCCCGGGCCCGCGCTGCTCGGCCGGCACCCGCGCCGACAGCTCCTCCGGGACCCGCACCACGGTCCTCACCGCTCCTCCAGGAGCGCGGGCGCGGCGTAGCGGCCACTGGCGGGCCGCTCGTCGAGCAGCCTGAGGAAGGCCGGCACCACACTGTCCGGCGACGGCCGCGGCCCCCCGCCGTCCGGCACGGCCGCCGCGTACAGGTCCGTGGCCATGTCCCCCGGATCCACGGCCCAGACCCGCAGACCCGGCTCCTCCTCACCGAGTACGGCCGCGAGGTGGTCGAGGGCGGCCTTCGACGCCCCGTAACCGCCCCACGTCGGGTACGCCTCCGCCGCCGCGTCCGAGCTCACCGCGACGACCGCGCCCGCCCCGGCGGCCCGCAGCAGCGGCAGCGCCTCCCGGACCAGACCGAGCGCCGCGACCACATTGACCTCCAGGGCCCGCCGCAGCCCGTCCGGATCCAGCTCCGCGAGCGGGACCAGCGGCTCCGCGCCGAGCGCGCTCGCGTTGTTCACCAGCAGATCGACGCCCCCGAGCTCACGGGCCGCCGCCACCAGCGCCGCCCGGTGCCCGGCGTCCGTCACGTCCCCCGGCAGGGCCACCACCCGGGTCCCGTGCACGGACAGTGCCCTCGCCGTCTCCCGCAGAACCCCGGCGGTCCTGGCGTCGAGCACCAGATCCCAGCCGCGCCGCGCCAGAGCGGCGCCGAGCGCCCGCCCCAGCCCCTTCGACGCCCCCGTGATGACCGCTACCGGCATGACATCCGTCCCCTCGTCCGGCCCGCCGGCCGGCGGGCGTCCTCAACGTAGGAACCGGACCGCTCCCGCCGCCTCGTACGGCGGTCCCGACGGCGGAGGGCCCTTCGGCCTAGGCCCAGCGGCCCAGGGCCGCCCACCACGGGTCGGATACGCACTGTCACAGCCCACGGGTACGTTGGGGTCATGAGCCAAGGCCCCCGGTCCGGTCTGTACGCGGTGAGCTCCGCGCTGCTGGCCATGAGCAGGCACCTGGAGGTGCGCGACGTCCTCAAGACGATCGTCGCCTCGGCCCGCGAGCTGCTCGACGCGCAGTACGCCGCCCTCGGGGTGCCGGACGACCACGGCGGCTTCGCCCAGTTCGTGGTCGACGGCGTCAGCGACGCCCAGTGGAAGGCCATCGGCCCGCTCCCGCGCCAGCACGGCATCCTCGCCGCGATGCTGCACGAGGCACGCCCCGAGCGTCTCGCCGACGTCCGCGAGGACCCCCGCTTCGAGGGCTGGCCCGCCGCCCACCCGGACATGTCCGACTTCCTCGGCCTGCCCGTCCGTGACGGCGACGAGACCATCGGAGCCCTGTTCCTCGCCAACAAGAACGGCACCAGGGCCGACGGCGGCTGCGGCTTCACCGAGGACGACGAGGAACTCCTCACCATCCTCGCCCAGCACGCGGCGATCGCCCTGACCAACGCCCGTCTCTACGAGCGCAGCCGCGAACTCACCATCGCCGAGGAACGCTCCCGGCTCGCGCACGAACTGCACGACGCCGTCAGCCAGAAGTTGTTCTCCCTGCGGCTCACGGCGCAGGCCGCCGCGGCCCTCGTCGACCGGGACCCCGCGCGCGCCAAGGGCGAACTCCACCAGGTGGCCGCGCTCGCCGCCGAAGCCACCGAGGAACTGCGCGCCGCCGTCATCGAGTTGCGCCCCGCCGCCCTCGACGAGGACGGTCTCGTGGCCACGCTGCGCACCCAGATCCAGGTGCTCGACCGCGCCCACTCGGCGCGCGTGACCTTCACCGGCCGGGGCGTGCGCGCCCTGCCCGCGGCCCAGGAGGAGGCCGTCCTGCGCGTCGCCCAGGAAGCCCTCCACAACGCGCTGCGGCACTCCGGGGCGGCCCGCGTCGACGTCCTCCTGGAGAAGCGCGGACCAGGCGCGGTGCTGAGCGTCAGTGACGACGGCGGTGGCTTCGACCCCACGGAGATACGCACCGCGGGACGCCACCTCGGCCTCGTCTCCATGCGCGACCGGTCGAGCGGGGTCGGCGGCACGCTGACCGTGGAATCGGCGCCCGGCAAGGGCACCACGATCGAGATGGAGGTCCCTGGTGGCTGAGGCAATCAAGGTGCTGCTCGTCGACGACCATCAGGTGGTCCGCCGGGGCCTGCGCACCTTTCTCGAGGTGCAGGACGACATCGAGGTCGTGGGAGAGGCGTCCGACGGCGCCGAAGGGGTCGCCCTCGCCGAGGAGCTGAAGCCCGACGTCGTCCTCATGGACGTCAAGATGCCGGGCATGGACGGCATCGACGCGCTGCGCAGGCTCCGTGAACTCGCGAACCCCGCACGCGTGTTGATCGTCACCAGCTTCACCGAGCAGCGCACGGTCGTCCCGGCCCTGCGGGCCGGCGCGGCGGGGTACGTCTACAAGGACGTGGATCCCGACGCCCTCGCCGGAGCCATCCGTTCCGTGCACGCGGGGCACATCCTGCTGCAGCCCGAGGTGGCGGGCGTCCTGCTCTCCCAGGAGGAGGCCAACTCCGGCCAGGGCAGGGGAGGTTCGCTCACCGACCGGGAACGGGAGGTGCTCGCGCTGATCGCCGACGGCCGCTCCAACCGGGAGATCGCCCGCGCGCTCGTCCTCTCCGAGAAGACCGTCAAGACACATGTCTCGAACATCCTGATGAAGCTCGACCTCGCGGACCGGACACAGGCCGCGTTGTGGGCCGTTCGGCATGGGGCGGCGGGCTGAGCGGGCACGATGATACGAAAGGTTCCGCTCCGGACTGAGATTCATACCGTCGGGTGTATGTCACCCGGATGGCGCATCCTCCGTGGATCCCGGCCGTTCTCCAGTGCGTGCCGCGGCGACCTGCCGCGGTGATCGCTAGGGAGGGCTCAGAAGTGAAGAACCTGAAGAAGGCCACGGCTGTCGCGATGGTGGCGGGCGGCCTCGTCGCCGCCGGTGCCGGTATGGCTTCCGCGACGGACGGCTCGTGGGCCGCCGGCCAGGCCGCGGGCTCCCCGGGTGTCGTCTCGGGCAACGTCATCCAGGCGCCGGTCCACATCCCCGTGAACGCGGTCGGCAACAGCGTGAACGTGATCGGCGTCCTGAACCCCGCCTTCGGCAACCTCGGCCTCAACGGCTGAGGTTCCCGCCCCACCCGTCATGACCACCGGCCCCCGGGCGCTCCCCGGGGGCCGGTCAGGTGTGGTCGGCCCATCGGCCCATCCGTCCATCGTCTCAATGGCCCGAACGGTCACTTCGGCCGACGGTTCCGTGCCATGGGGCGGCCTCCCGCGTTGAGGGACGTACGACCCGCGGCCGGGTCGGAACCGCAATCGCAGGAGGAACGTTTCTCATGAACATCGCCAAGAAGGCCGCCATGGCCGTCACCGTCGCCGGTATCGCCGCGGGAGCCTCGGCCGGCGCGGCCGTGGCCGACTCGGGGGCCCACGCCGCCGCCGTGCAGTCGCCGGGTGTCGTCTCGGGCAACATCGTGCAGCTCCCCGTCCACGTCCCCGTCAACGTCGTGGGCGACAGCGTGAACGTGGTCGGCCTGCTGAACCCCGCGTTCGGCAACACGGGCGTGAACGGCTGACGCACGCCGCCGCGCAGGGCCCCGCGAACCATCCGCGGGGCCCTGCGCCGTCCCTCCGGCGCGCACCGGGCGCGCGGTGCGCTCCGCCCCCGGGACGCGCGCCCGCCCCGGAGCCACACCGAACGACCCCTCGTCCTGACCGTGGGCCACGCACCGCGCGCCACGAGTCGCCGGTGCGGCAGGCGCGTCCCGTACGGAACGGAACGCGCCCTACGAGAGTCCCCTCTCCACCCGATGCGCGCCGCGCCCCCGCGGTCAGGCGCGAGCCGAACAGCACCGACTCGGGCCGTACGGCGAGAGCACACCGCCGAGCCCACTTCGAGAGCGCGATTTCCCGGGCGCCCGCCCCACCGCGTGATTCGGGCGCGCGCACTCCCGCATGACGCTCGGCAAGCGTGCGCCCCCCCGCGGCCTTGCAGCGAACGCCACCCGCGCGCTCGCGCACCGAGTCCCGCGCCCCCGTGCAACCAGCCGCGCGCCCTCGGCCCCATACAACGAGCGCCGCGCCTTCATTGCCGCCGCGCGGCGAACCCCCGCACCTGACTCCGTCAAGTGGGCTTGGCGTCCCTGTACCTGGCCTTGCCAGGTGGGCCTGGCGCACCTGTACCTCGCGCCGTCGGGCGAGCCTGGCGCCCCCGGTCCCGTGCAGCGAGCCCTCGGCCCGGTGCGACGAGCGCCGCACCCCCGCCGCCGTGCGGCGAATGCCCCCGCACCTCGTTCCGCCAGGTGGGCCTGACGCCCCTGTACTTGGCTCCGTCAGGCGGCCTTGGCGCCCTCGCACCTGGCTCCGTGAGGTGGGCCCGGCACCCGTGTACCTCGCCCCGCCAGGCGACCCCCGCACCTCCGGCACCGTGCAGCCCCCCGTGCCCGCGCCCCAGTGCTGCGAGCACCGCCCCCGCCCCGGCCCGCGGTGGCCCCGCCCGGGCCCGCGGTGGCCGCACCCCGGCGCGCGGGGCCGCGCCCCGGTCCAGCGGGGGCCGCGCCCCGGCCCGAGGGGGGCGCCGTACCCCTGATCACCCAGCGGAGCGCCCCGTCAGTGGCCCCCGCGCTCCCGTTCCTCCACGAACGCGTTGTACGCCGCCACCTGCGCCCGCCGGGCCGTCCGTTCCACCGGACGCAGCGCCTCGGCGCGAGCCGCCATCTCGGAGGCGCTCACCGCCCCGCCGTGCCCGTTCTCGTACGCGACGGAGATCAGCAGTCCCACCCGCTGGGCGAGTTCCAACACCCGTACCGCACGCGGCGGGTAGCCGGGCGCCAGGATCTCGCGCCCCCGCTCGGCCCGCGCCCGGTACGCCTCCACGGCCGCCTCCGCGACCGGCCCCGACCCGGCGACGTCCAGCCGCGACAACACCTCCGTCGCCTCGCGCAGCGCCTCCGCCAGTTCCCGTTCGGCCTCCCCGAGGGACGGCACGTCGGCGGGCGGCGCCTCCCGCACCGGGAGACAGTGCCAGACGACCTCGACATGGACGTCGCCGGCGGGCCCCGCCTCGTACACCTCCGGTACGAGCCCCAGCGCGGCGCCGTGACAGACGACCGCCTCCTCGGCGTCGAGGGCGCGCGCGTTGAAGTCCGGCGGCCCGCTCAGCCCGAGCGGGTGCCCCGGCGCGGGCAGCGCGACCCGCAGCCCGGCGACGCCGAGCGCCCGCAGTCGGCCGAGGGCGAGCGTGAGCCCGACGGGCCCCGTCTCGCCCGGCAGCCCCTCGACCCGGTGCACCGCGTCCTCGCCGACGATGGCGATGACCGCGTCATCCGGAGATACAAAGCCGGCCAAAAGGGCATTTCCCCATGCGGCCAGACGTCCTGAACGTGGTTCCGAGAGCATGCCTCCACCCTAAGGACCGGCCGATGGACAGGAGCGCCCGACCGGTGGCGTAGGTTTTCCCTGGGGGCTGCGTCCACAGACGTAAGCGACGGCCGAGACTGCAATGGGAGACAACGCGCTCATGAGCGATGTACTGGAGCTGGAGGACGTGTCCGTGGTCCGCGAGGGCCGGGCTCTGGTGGACCAGGTCTCCTGGTCGGTCAAGGAGGGAGAACGCTGGGTCATCCTCGGTCCGAACGGCGCCGGCAAGACGACCCTCCTCAACCTCGCCTCCAGCTACCTCTTCCCCAGCCAGGGAACCGCCACCATCCTCGGCGAGACCCTCGGCAAGGTCGACGTGTTCGAGCTGCGCCCGCGCATCGGCGTGGCCGGCATCGCCATGGCCGAGAAGCTTCCCAAGGGCCAGACCGTCCTGCAGACCGTGCTCACTGCCGCCTACGGCATGACCGCGGGCTGGCACGAGGACTACGAGGACATCGACGAGCAGCGCGCCCGCGCCTTCCTCGACCGCCTCGGCATGAGCGACTACCTCGACCGCAGGTTCGGCACGCTCTCCGAGGGCGAGCGCAAGCGCACCCTGATCGCCCGCGCCCTGATGACCGACCCCGAGCTGCTCCTGCTCGACGAGCCCGCCGCGGGCCTCGACCTCGGCGGCCGCGAGGACCTCGTACGCCGCCTCGGCCGGCTCGCCCGCGACCCGATCGCCCCCTCCATGATCATGGTCACCCACCATGTCGAGGAGATCGCCCCGGGCTTCACCCACGTCCTCATGATCCGCCAGGGCAAGGTGCTCGCCGCGGGCCCCCTGGAACTCGAACTCACCTCCCGCAACCTCTCCCGCTGCTTCGGCCTCCCCCTCGTCGTCGAACAGGTCGGCGAGCGCTGGACCGCGCAGGGCCTCCCGATGGCCTGAGCCGCACGAAGCGGCCGACCCCCACCGTCCCGGGAGACGCACCCGCCCCGCGGGAACCGATACGAGCCCCCTCTCCGCCCGGTCTGCGCCCTGTCGCCGAACGGACCCGCGGACCTACCATGACCACGTGAACGACATCAACGCATGGGTGTGGTGGCTGGTCGGCGCGGCCGCGCTGGGCATCCCGCTCGTGGTGACCGCGATGCCGGAGTTCGGCATGCTCGCCGCGGGCGCCGCGGCGGCCGCGGCCACGGCCGGTCTCGGCGCCGGTGTCGTCCTCCAGGTACTCGTCTTCGCCGCCGTCTCCGTCGCGCTCATCGCGGTGGTACGCCCCGTCGCGACCCGGCACCGCTCGCAACGGCCCCAACTCGTCTCGGGCGTCGAGGCGTTGAAGGGCAGACAGGCCGTCGTGCTGGAGCGGGTCGACGGTTCGGGAGACGGCCGGATCAAGCTCGCCGGAGAGATCTGGTCGGCACGCGCCCTCGACACCGGACAGGCCTACGAAGTGGGCCAGGAGGTGGACGTCGTGGACATCGAAGGAGCCACGGCGATCGTCATGTGACCTCGCGCGACTCCAACTGAACCGAACGCCCCACGCGGCAGACGACGGTCTGTCAGACTCGTCCAGCAAGATCTTCAACAACCATAAGATCTTTCGGAAACACCGAGGCGCAGAAGGGTACGGGGAGTTATCGATGGCACCCATCATCATCGTCCTGATCATTCTGGTGGTGCTGGTTTTCATCGCCCTGATCAAGACCATCCAGGTCATCCCACAGGCCAGCGCCGCCATCGTCGAACGGTTCGGCCGGTACACCCGGACCCTGAACGCGGGCCTCAACATCGTCGTCCCGTTCATCGACTCGATCCGCAACCGCATCGACCTGCGTGAACAGGTCGTACCGTTCCCGCCGCAGCCGGTGATCACCCAGGACAACCTGGTCGTCAACATCGACACGGTCATCTACTACCAGGTCACCGACGCCCGCGCCGCGACCTACGAGGTCGCCAGCTACATCCAGGCGATCGAACAGCTCACGGTCACCACGCTGCGCAACATCATCGGCGGCATGGACCTGGAGCGGACCCTCACCTCCCGCGAGGAGATCAACGCGGCCCTGCGCGGCGTCCTCGACGAGGCGACCGGCAAGTGGGGCATCCGCGTCAACCGCGTGGAACTGAAGGCGATCGAACCGCCCACCTCCATCCAGGACTCGATGGAGAAGCAGATGCGCGCCGACCGTGACAAGCGTGCCGCGATCCTCACCGCCGAAGGCATCCGCCAGTCGCAGATCCTCACCGCCGAGGGTGAGAAGCAGTCCGCGATCCTGCGCGCCGAAGGTGAGGCCAAGGCCGCCGCCCTGCGCGCCGAGGGCGAGGCCCAGGCCGTCCGTACGGTCTTCGAGGCCATCCACGCCGGAGACCCGGACCAGAAGCTCCTCTCCTACCAGTACCTCCAGATGCTCCCGAAGATCGCGGAGGGCGACGCCAACAAGCTCTGGATCGTGCCGAGCGAGATCGGCGACGCCCTCAAGGGGCTGAGCGGTGCCATGGGCAACTTCGGCCCCATGGGCGGCGGTTCGGGCAACAGCGGCGCGGAGCGCCGTGACGAGCGCCGCGAGAAGCCGTCCGTCACCGACTGACCACGTCGTACGAGGAGGGGGCCCGTCTCCGACCGGAGACGGGCCCCCTCCTCGTACGACCTGATCCCCCAGCCCGGCCTAGGCCGCGGGCTGCACCAGCCACTCCGGCAGCGCGTCGAGGTCGTCGCGGTCCAGCGTCAGCAGCATCGCGTCGGCGGGCGTCGGCTCGAACGGCTGCCTGAGCAGCGGCATCCCCGCCTGCTCCGGCGTACGGGCCGCCTTGCGGTGATTGTCCTCGGCGCACGACGCGACCGTGTTCAGCCAGGAGTCCTGGCCGCCCTGCGCACGGGGTACCACGTGGTCGACCGTCGTCGCCCGCCTGCCGCAGTACGCGCAGCGATGGCGGTCACGCACGAGGACACCACGCCTCGACCACGGGGCTTGTCTTCGGAAGGGCACCCTGACATACCGGCACAACCTGATCACCCGCGGCACGGGTATGTCGAGAGCGGCACCGCGCATGCGCAGTTCGGGGTGGGCCTGCTCGACGACGGCCTTGTCCTGCAGCACCAGAACGACGGCTCGGTTCAACGTCACCGTCGACAGCGGCTCAAAGCTCGCGTTCAGAACCAGCGTGTCCCGCATCCTGCCCACCTCCCGTATGCACCGGCCCACCCACTGGCGGGCTTGGATCAACTCTGGCCGGGCGCGCCGAGATGGACAACGCAATAAAAATGCCCGCCCCTGATCACTTCCAAGACCAGAGGCGGGCAAACGTTCAGTGAACGTCCGTCTGTGACGCTTTACGCGGGAGCCGCGTACTCGCCGATCAGATGGGCGCGGGCCAGCGTGTGGAACCGCAGGTTGAATCCGACATAGGCCGGCGACGCCTCCGCGTCCGGGCCGAGCTTCTCCTGATCCACGGCGTACACGGTGAAGAGGTACCGGTGCGCGGGGTCCCCGGCCGGCGGCGCGGCGCCACCGAAGTCCCTGGTCCCGTAGTCGTTGCGTACGTGGACCGCGCCGTCCGGCAGGCCCTCGAACGTGCCGCTGCCCGCACCCGTCACCAGTTCGGTGACGGAGGCCGGGATGTCGAACACCACCCAGTGCCAGAACCCGCTGCCCGTCGGGGCGTCGGGGTCGAAGCACGTCACGGCGAAGCTCTTGGTCCCGGCGGGGAAACCCTCCCAGCTCAGCTGCGGCGAGGTGTTCCCGGCCGCGTAGACCTGGGCGTCCTTCAGCACCGCGCCCGAGGCCACGTCCTCACTGGTGACCGTGAAGGCCGGCACGCGCGGATGGAAGTCGTGCGGAAGGGGCGCCCTCTTGAGCTCGGTCACGTCAGTACCTCCTGAACGGCGGAATCTCTCGGTCCGAGCCTAGAACCAGCTGCGCCGGCTCCCGACCTCGGACAGCCACTGGTTCAGGTACGCGGCCCAGTCCGTGCCCTGGAAGTCGTGCAGGCCCACCTGGAAGGAGCGGTACGAGTCGCTGCCCTCGCTGAAGAGGCCCGGCTTCTTGTCCATCTCCAGGATGACGTCCATCTCGCGGTCGTCCGCGACGAAGCTCAGCTCGACCTGGTTCAGCCCGCGGTACTGCGACGGCGGGAAGAACTCGATCTCCTGGTAGAAGGGCAGCTTCTGGCGGCTGCCCCGGATGTGACCGCGCTCCATGTCCGCGTTCTTGAAGCGGAAGCCCAGCTGGATGAAGGCGTTCAGGAGGGCCTGCTGCGCCGGGAGGGGGTGCACGTGGATGGGGTCCAGGTCCCCGGAGTCCACGGCACGCGCGATCTCCAGCTCCGTGGTCACACCGATGTTCATGCCGCGCAGGCTCTGCCCGTCGATCGTGGTGATCGGGGTCTCCCACGGGATGTCGAGCCCGAAGGGGACCGCGTGCACGGCGCCGGCCTGCAGCTCGAAGGCGCCCCCGAGTCGCAGCTTCGCGAACTCGATGTCCTGCTTGTACTCCTGGTCGTCGTGACCCTCGACCTCGACCCTGGCCTGGAGCCCCACCGACAGCCCCTCGATGGCCTGGTTCACGGATCCGCCCTGGATCCGCACCTCACCCTGCACGACACCGCCCGGAACGACGTTGACCTCGGTCAGCACCGTCTCGACCGAAGCCCCACCGGCTCCCAGGCTCGCAAGCAGCCGCTTGAACCCCATGTCTCAAACCTCCCCAGGCAACGCCTGTGCTCCGTAGTACTGCGTCTGGATCCCTGATCCCTACATACGCGATCCGACCGGCGGCCGGTTCCGCGTTCTCACCCTTACAAGGGGAACGCTCCTTGACCACCCGTCGGCACCCACCCGTACCCACGTGTCCGTGTCGCTGGACTACGCTCGGACGGCATGATCGCGGCCCCTGACCGTACGCCCCTGATGCGTGAGTTCTTCGACCGCCCCGTACTGGAGGTCGCTCCCGACCTCCTGGGGCGGATCCTCGTGCGCACGACACCTGACGGTCCGATCGAACTCCGTCTCACGGAGGTCGAGGCGTACGACGGTCCGGACGACCCCGGCTCCCACGCCTATCGCGGCCGCACGACCCGCAACGGCGTGATGTTCGGTCCGCCCGGGCATGTGTACGTCTACTTCACCTACGGCATGTGGTTCTGCATGAACCTGGTGTGCGGTCCCGTGGGCAGACCCAGTGGTGTCCTGCTGAGGGCCGGCGAGGTCGTCGAGGGCGCCGAGCTCACTCGCAGACGTCGACTCTCGGCCCGGAACGACAAGGAACTGGCCAAAGGCCCCGCCCGCCTGGCGACGGCGCTGGACGTGGAACGGTCCCTCGACGGCACCGACGCCTGCGCCCCGGAGGGGGGTCCGCTGACCCTGCTGGCGGGGACACCGGC
This region includes:
- a CDS encoding YbhB/YbcL family Raf kinase inhibitor-like protein, producing MTELKRAPLPHDFHPRVPAFTVTSEDVASGAVLKDAQVYAAGNTSPQLSWEGFPAGTKSFAVTCFDPDAPTGSGFWHWVVFDIPASVTELVTGAGSGTFEGLPDGAVHVRNDYGTRDFGGAAPPAGDPAHRYLFTVYAVDQEKLGPDAEASPAYVGFNLRFHTLARAHLIGEYAAPA
- a CDS encoding sporulation protein; the protein is MGFKRLLASLGAGGASVETVLTEVNVVPGGVVQGEVRIQGGSVNQAIEGLSVGLQARVEVEGHDDQEYKQDIEFAKLRLGGAFELQAGAVHAVPFGLDIPWETPITTIDGQSLRGMNIGVTTELEIARAVDSGDLDPIHVHPLPAQQALLNAFIQLGFRFKNADMERGHIRGSRQKLPFYQEIEFFPPSQYRGLNQVELSFVADDREMDVILEMDKKPGLFSEGSDSYRSFQVGLHDFQGTDWAAYLNQWLSEVGSRRSWF
- a CDS encoding SPFH domain-containing protein, translated to MAPIIIVLIILVVLVFIALIKTIQVIPQASAAIVERFGRYTRTLNAGLNIVVPFIDSIRNRIDLREQVVPFPPQPVITQDNLVVNIDTVIYYQVTDARAATYEVASYIQAIEQLTVTTLRNIIGGMDLERTLTSREEINAALRGVLDEATGKWGIRVNRVELKAIEPPTSIQDSMEKQMRADRDKRAAILTAEGIRQSQILTAEGEKQSAILRAEGEAKAAALRAEGEAQAVRTVFEAIHAGDPDQKLLSYQYLQMLPKIAEGDANKLWIVPSEIGDALKGLSGAMGNFGPMGGGSGNSGAERRDERREKPSVTD
- a CDS encoding HNH endonuclease, with amino-acid sequence MRDTLVLNASFEPLSTVTLNRAVVLVLQDKAVVEQAHPELRMRGAALDIPVPRVIRLCRYVRVPFRRQAPWSRRGVLVRDRHRCAYCGRRATTVDHVVPRAQGGQDSWLNTVASCAEDNHRKAARTPEQAGMPLLRQPFEPTPADAMLLTLDRDDLDALPEWLVQPAA
- a CDS encoding DNA-3-methyladenine glycosylase, with the translated sequence MIAAPDRTPLMREFFDRPVLEVAPDLLGRILVRTTPDGPIELRLTEVEAYDGPDDPGSHAYRGRTTRNGVMFGPPGHVYVYFTYGMWFCMNLVCGPVGRPSGVLLRAGEVVEGAELTRRRRLSARNDKELAKGPARLATALDVERSLDGTDACAPEGGPLTLLAGTPAAPDQVRNGPRTGVSGDGGVHPWRFWVANDPTVSPYRAHTPRRRST